The Heterodontus francisci isolate sHetFra1 chromosome 35, sHetFra1.hap1, whole genome shotgun sequence sequence AGTATCTGGTTCGTGCCCCCGCCCCAGATCACACGGAGACCCGATTGTATAACAGGTAAATTAATGAACATTTTAATTAATAAAACGGCAGCATTGTAACCACGATGATAATGAAGTTAAATGAGAGTGTTGTAAAATATTCACTAATCCTGCACACTGCCACAGCCCTTAATTCTGCTCAACACTATAAAGGGCTTTGAGCTTGATAATGAGATACCCTGTCTGCTAATTAATTGACAGTCCCTGAATATTCATATGAACGAGCAGCAATACGTTCCTAATTGCGCTGTAGGATGGATCTCTGAGGAAAGTAAATCGCCATAGACTTAATTAAAATAATGTATTCCAGATATATCATGCTGAAGGTGAGACATTTACCGTCACGTATTAAGAGTGTGACACTTCGATGTGTAACCCGGTACCGTGTGCCTTTAACTGCAGCCCGTGTACTCCAGAACTGCCCTGTCTCTTTATTGATCACATTCACTTTCCACTGTCCATGATGTGATTAACGCCGCCGCTCCCTTTTTCTTTTGCCCGCCACACACCGTACATGTTGGTTAATTTACACTGTTGGGTGTATTAATCCAAATGTTTGCATTAACTGCGATTCACACCGCCAGCGGTTGCTGCTTGTTTATTCATTAACTGTGAAAATCTACATCGCCTGAAGATACGCCAATAATCTACCACCGAAATAAGCAGCGGTTTAACAGCCGGCACTCCACCTCacgcaccctgcttccagggtggaAGCCGCTGCCCCGTCCATTCCTGCCCCCGAAAATtaccctccctccccacctcagtAACGTGCCCTCACCTAACAAAGAGGGGCCTCCAGCCTTATTCCCTCACACCTCACTCCAGAAATATTATAAGTTTTTTGGGGCCTGAACTTTTCAAGTCTGCATTTGTCCATGAGCAAATGTGTGGAAGACAGGACATATCAATACAACAGAAGTATTAATTTCACGCTATTAAGGAATCGCCCTCCAGTGAAGCCGGTAAAGAAATcaaactaatataaaagcaaaatactgcggatgctgtaaatctgaaataaaaacaagaaatgctggaatcactcagcaggtctggcagcatctgtggaaagagaagcagagttaacgtttcgggtcagtgacccttcatcggaactccctGTAGCACGGATTGATAAGGCGTGCTTGCCAAGTGCTGTGTGACTGTGTTTGCAGGTACTCTCCGTTGGACCCATTCCCGCGCCGCTTGGCCCGAATAGCAACAGCATTAACGCTCTATAAACAGGGAGAAACAAGCAGTGAAATGTTAAGAGGCGATATCTTTGTCCCAATTCTTACCGCGCCAAGGAGTGGAAGAGCCGCTGGGAGTCTGACTTACTGTTTTAAGAATCGcttgttttttttttggggggggggggggggggcgggggacccCGTCCCTGGTTCATTGTAACTTTCTATCTGGaggcctcccccttccctccctgccgACTGTGTGGGTGGCGGCAGGAGCAGCTTACTCCGGGACTGCTCCCTGAATCACAGAAAGACCAACATCAAAGTTAGCAGAAAGTATACCAGTAGCCCTGATACTATCGAATGTGGTTTGAGTGTCAGCGACAGGGAGTCCAAGGAAAAGAGTCAAGGGAGGTGGAGAGATTGAAAGCAAAGTAAACAAATGGAATAAATTGTTAGCGCGGTCGAATTCAACAAACAATATTCTCTGAtattgattcagctctgacaatgtTGTCCCACTATCGTATGTTAGATCCAATGCCACAATCCTTTCTCTCTTCCCTTACATTTGTTGCCTATTGTTTCCGCGATGCAGCAATTGAGGGCGACGTGTGAAAGTGGCTGTTTGATTCTTTTTTCATCTCGCTGACCCTCGCCTTTGTCTCTCGTCACCCTGGGAATGTCACGGCTGAGTACTTCAGTTAGAAAGGCTTCAGAAAGTTGCTTTGTtattcaatttcagacacacagAGGATTGTTCACAGTCCCTCTCTGTAAAAGATACTTCAAATTGCATCTCGGTTCAGAAGTGCAATGTAATTTGGTTTAGAGAACTTTTGTTCTTCATTGTACAAATGAGCAAGCAATATACACATTATACGGCTGATCTACCGCTACCCTAACACCTATTTAATATTGCTGGGAATATCAGGTTAACTCTGCTTGCATTTCAACAGGAAATCTGCACGGTGTGAAAAATTCATCACAGAGTCGCTTAAAATCAGATTTCTTCGAAATAAAGATTGGTGACCGATTTCCGAGTTTGCCAATTTGAAATGCTATTTGCCCGGTGACAAAATACCGTGCGCTGATGTAGGTTGTTTAGCATGCCTTCCCAATAATGGAGAATTTATTTTTGAAAGCAACTCTGAAGTACTACGAGATCACAGCAGTGGCAGATTTTGTGGAAAAGACGAGGCACTTTGCACAAAACTCTCCTCTCCCCTCATTCGTTCCCGTCCCGCGGACCGAAAAAGTGGGCTGAAAGACTGGCCGCTTAAAACCAATATCCTCGGttgtcaattttttaaaaaaagaaaaaaaatcattcGCCTCCCGAAAAATCTCTTAAGATGAGAGTTTTTGTCCGGACCGTGCGCGGACTCAGCGTGGAGCTGACTTTGCACATAGGAAACTATGTTTTCACCCCCGGCTTTGTTTAGCAGCCTAGGAAACGGGGAGAAGCTGAATGGGTCGATTCTCACTCTGGTTTGTAAATATTAAGGGCTTTGCTCGTTTTTGCGGGATTTCTTTTTCTCCTTGTGTGTTTTTCCATCCAAAACTCGAAATGAACTGCACCTGCGTGTTCAAGGCATGTAAACAGAACTTGATCAAAACCAATATTGTGTTTGTCATTTGTCTGGTTGGTTTGGGACTGCCTGAATACGGATAGAGCAGACTGTGGATTTATGGAAGAAATTACCATAAATTATTACTAACTTGGAACGTGTGTGGTCTTGCTTGTGGGAAGAGAGCTGAATACAAACCCCTCCATGCAGAAACAGGGTAGTCGGCTGGGCTGAAGACTAAATGGTTATTATAGCGAGTAGGtttccatttgtgtgtgtgtgtctttttttgAACATATTAATATAATTGACTCCTGTACGTTTTATGAGGTTTTCTAACGTTGTCCTTCCCCTTCATTTGCATGCAATTTTATCAACAGATCGACCCCGTTCGTCTGGAGTCTGCACGCATATTAAAGTCTAATTTCCTACATAAAGCATTTAAAAAGTTTTTGCAAAGCTATTTTCGCTTCCATTTTTTTTTCGCGAGGGGAGAATTCGACATTGATTGATTCAAGAGGCCTGATTAATACAGAGAGACGTGCGCCTGCATTCAAACCAAGGCGAGTGGACTCTGCTGGCATTTTAATATTAATGACATTATTTAATCTCTGGAAATAACCGTGTTTAAGTTACGATTTGGCGAGTTACTGATTTTGCACTGACCCCACACTTTATTTTTTTTTACATATGCTCTTGGCTTGGACCTGGAGCAGATGAAGGAATTTAGTATTGGTGCCAACGAGCGCGTGTCTGCCGCGGTGAAATCATTCCTGAGTTTGGAAATTTTTCTGTCACACTTTTAAAACTCGCATCTCAATGTACGAATCCAAATCCGCCCGGATCCCGCGCCCTGACTGCTCTCTATTTGACACGCCGTGCTCAACACACAAAACATGAGTTTATTTCTAACTGTGTGCCTGGTTAATTCTAACCCACAAACCAGCAGATTAAACGCAGTTTCAAACACGTTTCCATTTGGGGAAAAAAAAACACTCGTGGTACTTCCATTTGTAAAATTGGAATACGGTAGTAGCTCCCTGTATAGTAGACGAGAAGGTTAGTGGGTGCCTTGCTGTTACTGGGCACTGTTAACACTCCAATTCTAGCTTCTGCCTTTTTTTTCCCACAATTCGGTATTTGACCCCCAACAGTGTGGAAATGTAAATGATTTCTATTGGCCAGAGGTGTCCATGTAAATAGGTGTAAATTGAAAGCAGaatctgcttccccccccccccaatgcgcCAGTCATGTGACTCCGAGAGTGCTACATTAACAGAGCGATAACACATGGCCCGACATAAAACTATCAGAGGCAGCAGCGGAGGACATGGAGACACTTGGCGACTCTGAGTGAAGGGAGACACATGCCCTCAGCCCattcactgctgtgtgtgtgtgtgtgtgtggagggaagcGCTTGATTTGACTGGTAGTGATCAGTTCTTTTTCGCTCTTGAACAGAAAACAGCGTGGCGGGATTTGGGTGACTGGGGCGAACAGACGGGGAGATAACAAGCCAGGAGACGCAACTCCCGACTCGACAGTTTGGGAAGTTCGGCTAAGTTGGAGGTGGAGCGGGTTGGTGCTCTTTTTGTTTTGACTTGCTACAGTTCTGGGACCATTCTGTTGAGACTTTAATGCTCCAAGATGCCTCGTCCGGGCAGAAACACGTACAGCGACCAAAAGCCGCCCTACTCCTACATCTCTTTAACGGCGATGGCCATTCAGAGCTCTCCCGAGAAGATGCTCCCTCTCAGCGAGATCTACAAGTTCATCATGGACCGTTTCCCTTATTACAGGGAGAACACGCAGAGGTGGCAGAACTCCCTCAGGCACAACCTCTCCTTTAACGACTGCTTCATTAAGATCCCCCGCAGACCCGACCAGCCGGGCAAGGGCAGCTTCTGGGCTCTGCACCCCAACTGCGGAGACATGTTCGAGAACGGCAGCTTCCTGAGACGCCGCAAGCGCTTCAAGGTGCTGAAAGCCGACCACTTGGCGGTGAGCAAGCAGTCAGACGCCGCTCACTACCTCCAACAACAGGCCAAACTCAGACTGAGTGCCTTGGCCGTCTCGGGGACTCACCTGCCCCAGTTACCCAGCTACAACATAGCAGCGACTCAAAGCACAAGTTTCAAACACCCCTTCGCCATCGAGAATATCATCGCCAGAGAGTATAAAAACGTGATGGCGAGCGGACTGGCCTTCTCGGCCGTTCAGCCCATGCACGCCGGCTACCCCATGCACAACCAACTGACATCTGTTGGCAGCACCATTGGCACCGCCTGGCCTCACATGTACAGCACCAGCGTTATGGACACGGCGCCCCCGCTCTCGGTGCCCAGCGGCGAGTACAGCGCCTACGGCGTCCCCATTAAGCCCCTGTGCCACGGCGGGCAGACTTTACCGGCCATCCCGGTGCCCATTAAACCCACCCCGGGCACCGTGCCCGCCTTGCCGGCTTTGCCCGCCCCCATCTCGGCTGCTATCCTGTCCAACAGTCCCCCGACCCTGAGCCCCACCTCTCCGCAGGGGAGCCCGAGCCCGAGCGAGACGTTAACGAGTGCCGGCGCCGCTCTGCAGTCGGTGGCGGTGCACTGACACCCGGATCACACATCAGCAACCCtacccaccacccacaccccccccccccaaccaccaccaccgagAGCAGGACCTGGTCCACTCCAGAGTTTACAGAACAGCAGAGGAAAAACTGCCCACGTGCGATCAACTCCTTTCCTTTGGCTGCAGTTTAACGATGTCAATGTAAGTGATCGGTGTGAATGAATTAAGGGGCAGGCGGCCAGTCTGTGACTAAATGCactttcccccacccccttcccattcGCTTCAGCTAGAGTGTGACCCGCAAACTGCTCATCATTCTGTCTTGTGTTTTCTAAGAGTGTCGTGCAAACCTACAAAAAAAAATTGTCAAGCCTGTAAAAAAAAGTTGACTTTGGTTTCTGTACAGCGCGGCATGTTGAGTGTAAAGATTTGTTACTTTGCTGCATGCATGTTCTACACATACAAAAACAAAACGACTGTCTGATTTAAATTATGGACTAGGTTATCCAAAAAATATTTTCTCATTAAAAGACCTACAATACCAGAAATGTCTGTGTGTTGCTCTGAAAAGATAACGCGCAGAATTCGGTGAGCGAGAGACAAGGGAGACGGTGTTAACTGCACAGACAGAACCACATATTCGGCGACCGAGAACGCAGGTAAAAGTTCAAAGCAAATAAACCGACTGAAGGACATCTTTCGAACAGGTTTTGGATGACGAAATGATAGCAAAACCGGAACGTGATGGCAATATATTCTAGATAAATATCCAATTAAAGTGCACATTCAGAGAGTGAAATGTTCCCCAATTGATTTCGCCTCCCGCTTGTTCAATTCTATTTTTATTTGAAGTAAATATAAATGCTGCCCAcggttctgtttttttttaaagacttcGTTCTGTACCGGGACAAAACCAAGCACAATTCGGAGTAAACGTTCTTCCCTGACTAGGCCAGTATTTCATTCTGTCACGGAAATATATTTAGAAAGAAGCTTCATATATTTTACAGgaagacctctctctctctctctctctctgcatgactTTGTTGCAGGTTTCATTTCGTGAACATTTTGAGTCCAGTTGCTCTATAACAGGAGCGGCGACAGTGTTTGTTCCCTTCAGCCGCGAACACATTTGGCATTTGGGACCTTGTTTACAAATTTGTATCTGTTGACTTAAACAA is a genomic window containing:
- the foxb1a gene encoding forkhead box protein B1a encodes the protein MPRPGRNTYSDQKPPYSYISLTAMAIQSSPEKMLPLSEIYKFIMDRFPYYRENTQRWQNSLRHNLSFNDCFIKIPRRPDQPGKGSFWALHPNCGDMFENGSFLRRRKRFKVLKADHLAVSKQSDAAHYLQQQAKLRLSALAVSGTHLPQLPSYNIAATQSTSFKHPFAIENIIAREYKNVMASGLAFSAVQPMHAGYPMHNQLTSVGSTIGTAWPHMYSTSVMDTAPPLSVPSGEYSAYGVPIKPLCHGGQTLPAIPVPIKPTPGTVPALPALPAPISAAILSNSPPTLSPTSPQGSPSPSETLTSAGAALQSVAVH